The following proteins come from a genomic window of Fontisubflavum oceani:
- a CDS encoding Ppx/GppA family phosphatase: MPVTMMGEAAVPIETHPDWGPFGAPLFDGPQARALSRVGVIDIGSNSVRLVVFDGAARSPAYFFNEKILCGLGAGFAETGRLSVDGRARALTALKRFAALAEAMDVSPLVTVATAAVREAADGPEFRAEVAAETGLQIVVVDGAEEARLAAQGVLLGWPGAQGLICDIGGSSMELAELLGEGQVGRCETSDLGPLKLMGIKGGKKAVRAHIKDRIVALKTQFPDRPERLFLVGGSWRAIARIDMERRGYPLKVLHEYRMTPRAIMETIKYIAKTDIEVLRGQTGTSEARMRLVPLASEVLRVLMRQIRPHEVAISSYGIREGLLYEQMGPELRHRDPLIEAARHAEAQNARMQGFGRALYKFVEPLFANAKPARKRLVRAACLLHDVSWRAHPDYRAEVCFDTATRANLGGMTHAERVFLGLALLHRYKSSRSGTNFDTDLLKLLPEADVVQAEILGRAMRFGAMFALDRLPDHGRLKLYPKKRVLELTLTTDAGRNLFGEVAEARFQALAGAIGAEAVVRSGP; this comes from the coding sequence ATGCCTGTGACTATGATGGGAGAGGCTGCCGTTCCGATTGAGACGCACCCCGATTGGGGGCCGTTTGGCGCGCCGCTTTTCGATGGGCCGCAAGCCCGCGCGCTAAGCCGGGTGGGCGTGATCGATATCGGCTCGAACTCCGTCCGGCTGGTGGTGTTCGACGGCGCGGCGCGGTCGCCGGCCTATTTCTTCAACGAGAAAATCCTTTGCGGTCTGGGTGCAGGCTTTGCCGAAACCGGGCGGCTTTCGGTTGATGGTCGCGCGCGGGCTTTGACTGCTTTGAAACGCTTTGCGGCACTGGCCGAGGCGATGGATGTGTCGCCTTTGGTGACGGTTGCGACAGCAGCGGTGCGGGAGGCCGCGGATGGGCCAGAGTTTCGCGCCGAAGTGGCGGCGGAGACTGGCTTGCAGATTGTCGTCGTCGATGGCGCGGAAGAGGCGCGGCTCGCGGCGCAGGGTGTGCTGTTGGGCTGGCCCGGGGCGCAGGGGCTGATCTGCGATATCGGTGGCTCGTCTATGGAGTTGGCGGAGTTGTTGGGCGAAGGCCAGGTGGGCCGATGCGAGACCTCCGATCTGGGGCCGTTGAAGCTGATGGGGATCAAGGGCGGCAAAAAAGCCGTTCGCGCCCATATCAAGGATCGGATCGTAGCGCTCAAAACCCAGTTCCCGGACCGCCCGGAGCGGTTGTTTTTAGTCGGCGGATCGTGGCGTGCCATTGCCCGGATCGACATGGAGCGGCGCGGGTACCCTTTGAAAGTGCTGCATGAGTATCGCATGACGCCGCGTGCGATCATGGAGACGATCAAATACATCGCCAAGACCGATATCGAGGTGTTGCGGGGGCAAACCGGCACCAGCGAGGCGCGGATGCGCCTGGTGCCTTTGGCGTCCGAGGTCCTGCGCGTGTTGATGCGGCAGATCAGGCCGCATGAGGTGGCGATCTCAAGCTATGGCATCCGCGAGGGGTTGCTCTATGAGCAGATGGGGCCGGAGCTCCGCCATCGTGACCCTCTGATCGAAGCCGCGCGCCATGCGGAGGCGCAGAACGCGCGGATGCAAGGCTTTGGTCGTGCGCTCTACAAATTCGTGGAACCGCTTTTTGCCAATGCCAAACCGGCCCGGAAGCGCTTGGTACGCGCGGCCTGTCTGCTGCATGATGTAAGCTGGCGCGCTCATCCCGATTACCGGGCCGAGGTGTGTTTCGACACCGCAACCCGCGCCAATTTGGGCGGCATGACCCATGCGGAGCGGGTGTTTTTGGGCCTGGCGTTGTTGCACCGGTATAAATCCAGCCGCTCGGGCACGAATTTTGACACGGATTTGTTGAAGCTTTTGCCTGAGGCCGATGTGGTGCAGGCGGAGATCTTGGGCCGCGCAATGCGCTTTGGCGCGATGTTTGCGCTGGACCGACTGCCGGATCATGGGCGGCTCAAGCTTTATCCAAAGAAGAGAGTTCTGGAGCTGACACTGACGACCGACGCGGGGCGGAACCTGTTTGGCGAGGTGGCCGAGGCCCGGTTTCAGGCGCTTGCAGGTGCGATTGGGGCCGAGGCGGTGGTACGCTCCGGCCCCTGA
- a CDS encoding AI-2E family transporter, which produces MALPVRQQLIYWGIAFAVFLLILWALGDVILPFVVGGAVAYFLDPVADWLEAKGLKRIWATVLISLMALLAVVIAALIVVPLLISQLTGLISAAPDLFIQLRDFLITQFPQLMDESSPLRGSLVAIGETIQSRGGELLNGVLSSAMSVINVIVFIVVVPVVSFYLLWDWDRMVARIDDLLPRDHRPVIRRLASEIDQTLASFVRGQGTVCLILGTFYAVALMIIGLQFGVVVGFIAGLISFIPYIGALFGGVLAVGLALFQFWGEWWWIVAVAAIFQVGQVVEGNILTPNLVGGSVGLHPVWLIFALSAFGAVFGFVGLLVAVPVAAVIGVLVRYGVEQYKQSLLYQGLGETKDD; this is translated from the coding sequence ATGGCTTTGCCGGTCCGACAACAACTGATCTATTGGGGCATCGCCTTTGCGGTATTCCTTTTGATCCTGTGGGCGCTTGGCGATGTCATTTTGCCGTTCGTCGTCGGCGGTGCCGTGGCGTATTTCCTTGATCCTGTGGCCGATTGGCTTGAAGCAAAGGGGCTCAAACGTATCTGGGCCACGGTTCTGATTTCTTTGATGGCGCTGCTGGCCGTTGTCATTGCCGCGCTGATCGTGGTGCCGCTTCTGATCAGTCAGCTCACGGGCCTCATCTCCGCGGCACCTGATCTTTTCATCCAATTGCGCGATTTCCTAATTACGCAGTTCCCGCAATTGATGGATGAGAGCTCACCACTCCGGGGCTCGCTCGTGGCAATCGGCGAGACGATCCAATCCCGTGGCGGTGAGTTGCTCAATGGCGTATTGAGTTCGGCCATGTCGGTGATCAATGTCATCGTGTTCATCGTCGTTGTGCCCGTCGTCTCATTCTATCTGCTGTGGGATTGGGACCGGATGGTGGCCCGGATCGACGATCTTCTGCCGCGCGATCACCGCCCGGTCATCCGCCGTCTGGCGTCTGAGATTGATCAGACCTTGGCGAGTTTCGTCCGCGGCCAGGGGACGGTCTGCCTGATCCTGGGCACGTTCTATGCCGTTGCCTTGATGATTATCGGCCTGCAATTCGGCGTTGTTGTCGGGTTTATCGCCGGTTTGATCTCGTTCATCCCCTATATCGGGGCGCTGTTCGGCGGGGTGCTGGCCGTCGGCTTGGCGCTCTTCCAGTTCTGGGGCGAATGGTGGTGGATCGTTGCCGTGGCGGCGATTTTTCAAGTTGGCCAAGTTGTCGAGGGCAATATCCTGACCCCCAATCTGGTGGGTGGCTCGGTCGGACTGCACCCGGTGTGGTTGATCTTTGCGCTTTCAGCCTTTGGCGCGGTGTTCGGCTTTGTTGGCCTATTGGTGGCGGTGCCGGTCGCGGCCGTGATCGGTGTTTTGGTCCGATATGGGGTGGAGCAATATAAGCAGAGTTTGCTCTATCAGGGCCTTGGCGAGACCAAGGACGACTAG
- a CDS encoding P-loop NTPase family protein has protein sequence MAEQLVFTLPLRAAMGREDFFVSPGNAVAVAGIDGWQSWPFGKMILVGPEGAGKTHLAHVWADMSGAVLIQARDLTAARVEALADAPGVAVEDADDIAGQPEAETALFHLHNALAGRDAPLLLTARDAPERWGLGLPDLDSRMRQAGVLRLSPPDDALLAAVMLKLAQDREMPLKPRILSYALARIERSFAAAQAFITALDAMALAAKRPPTRKMAKAILADDKE, from the coding sequence ATGGCCGAGCAGCTGGTCTTCACACTTCCCCTACGCGCCGCGATGGGGCGCGAGGATTTCTTCGTCTCCCCGGGCAATGCGGTGGCGGTCGCCGGTATCGACGGTTGGCAAAGCTGGCCTTTTGGGAAAATGATCTTGGTTGGTCCCGAAGGGGCGGGCAAGACCCATCTGGCGCATGTCTGGGCCGATATGTCGGGCGCGGTTCTGATCCAAGCGCGCGATCTGACGGCGGCGCGGGTTGAGGCGCTGGCCGATGCGCCGGGCGTTGCTGTGGAAGACGCCGATGACATTGCCGGTCAACCGGAGGCAGAAACGGCGCTGTTCCATTTGCACAATGCCCTGGCCGGGCGCGATGCGCCGCTCCTCCTGACAGCGCGGGATGCGCCGGAACGTTGGGGGCTGGGTCTGCCCGATCTGGACAGCCGGATGCGGCAGGCGGGCGTGTTGCGTTTGTCTCCACCCGATGACGCGCTTCTGGCGGCGGTCATGTTGAAACTCGCCCAAGACAGGGAGATGCCCCTCAAGCCACGCATCCTGAGCTATGCCTTGGCTCGAATCGAACGTTCTTTTGCCGCCGCTCAGGCCTTTATCACGGCGCTTGACGCGATGGCATTGGCGGCAAAACGCCCACCCACCCGCAAAATGGCCAAGGCGATCCTTGCGGATGACAAGGAATAA
- a CDS encoding DUF6497 family protein yields MKALVIPLALVAAPAEAEEEEVVAPSGMAVTLHEVLYEVQPYSEELWAVIRLLAPDLADAEDDPQEDLDWACTHFAPEAVDAAPEPPVQIVVQIMDRVVPRGQADAEAAQVFAGYVFDDDSCIWEGF; encoded by the coding sequence ATGAAGGCGTTGGTGATCCCTCTCGCCCTCGTGGCGGCACCGGCGGAGGCGGAAGAGGAAGAGGTGGTCGCGCCGTCGGGGATGGCGGTGACGTTGCACGAGGTGCTCTATGAGGTGCAGCCCTATTCCGAGGAGTTATGGGCGGTGATCCGACTTCTGGCCCCGGATCTTGCCGATGCCGAGGATGACCCGCAGGAGGATTTGGATTGGGCATGCACGCATTTCGCGCCGGAGGCTGTAGACGCTGCCCCCGAACCGCCAGTGCAGATCGTTGTGCAGATCATGGATCGGGTGGTGCCGCGTGGGCAGGCCGATGCCGAGGCTGCGCAGGTTTTTGCCGGGTATGTCTTTGACGACGACTCCTGCATCTGGGAGGGTTTTTGA
- a CDS encoding fasciclin domain-containing protein, whose amino-acid sequence MKKLLATALTAATLMGSAASANTIVDIAAADERFSTLVAAVTAAGLVDTLSGPGPFTVFAPVNDAFAALPEGTVETLLLPENQGQLTDILLYHVDDRELTSGMLPNGSIYIRPALTSARLCVTAGSGGVSIADGSGEMANVVIADIEADNGVIHVIDRVLIPGDRPACH is encoded by the coding sequence ATGAAAAAATTGCTTGCCACCGCCCTCACCGCGGCCACCCTGATGGGCTCCGCTGCCAGCGCTAACACCATCGTTGATATCGCCGCCGCCGATGAGCGCTTCTCGACCCTCGTGGCCGCCGTGACCGCAGCAGGCCTGGTCGATACGCTGTCTGGACCTGGCCCGTTCACCGTCTTCGCGCCGGTCAATGACGCCTTCGCCGCGCTGCCTGAGGGTACGGTTGAAACGCTGCTCTTGCCGGAGAACCAGGGGCAGTTGACCGATATCTTGCTCTACCATGTGGATGATCGCGAACTGACCTCGGGCATGTTGCCAAACGGGTCGATCTATATCCGCCCGGCACTGACCTCAGCGCGCCTTTGCGTAACCGCTGGCTCGGGTGGCGTGTCCATCGCCGACGGCTCCGGAGAAATGGCCAATGTGGTCATCGCCGATATTGAGGCCGACAACGGCGTGATCCATGTGATTGATCGTGTGTTGATCCCTGGCGATCGTCCGGCCTGCCACTGA
- a CDS encoding DUF4174 domain-containing protein, with amino-acid sequence MRASLLTSLTLGFSLFLALPGAAQDVAMAQNETGETETEAVDPLEPRSAVDLDLNDFLWVSRPIVVFADTDADPRFREQMALLADRPDPLLERDVVIIFDIDPEAQSEIRRQLRPRGFALVLMDKDGTVNLRRPSPRDVREIMRAIDNMPLRIEELRSGG; translated from the coding sequence ATGCGCGCATCCCTACTGACCAGCCTAACCCTTGGTTTTTCACTCTTTCTCGCCTTGCCCGGGGCAGCGCAAGATGTTGCGATGGCGCAAAACGAGACTGGGGAAACCGAAACCGAGGCTGTTGATCCGCTGGAACCGCGCAGCGCGGTTGATTTGGATTTGAACGACTTTCTTTGGGTCTCCAGACCGATTGTGGTCTTTGCCGACACCGATGCCGATCCCAGATTCCGCGAGCAAATGGCGCTTCTGGCCGACCGGCCCGACCCGCTTTTGGAACGCGATGTGGTGATCATCTTCGACATCGACCCCGAGGCCCAGTCAGAGATTCGCCGCCAGCTGCGCCCGCGCGGCTTTGCACTCGTGCTGATGGACAAAGACGGCACGGTCAATCTGCGCCGCCCCTCGCCACGCGATGTGCGCGAGATCATGCGCGCCATCGACAACATGCCGCTCCGCATCGAAGAGTTGCGGTCGGGCGGATAG
- the scpA gene encoding methylmalonyl-CoA mutase — protein MTENTDAWRDLAAKELRGRALDDLTWDTLEGIPVKPLYTSEDATDLPHMGGVPGEAPFTRGVKATMYAGRPWTIRQYAGFSTAEESNAFYRKALAAGQQGVSVAFDLATHRGYDSDHPRVVGDVGKAGVAIDSVEDMKILFDGIPLDKVSVSMTMNGAVIPILANFIVAGEEQGHERAVLSGTIQNDILKEFMVRNTYIYPPEASMRIIADIIEYTSNEMPKFNSISISGYHMQEAGANLVQELAYTLADGREYVRAAMARGMDVDKFAGRLSFFFAIGMNFFMEAAKLRAARFLWHRIMTEFGAKSERSKMLRTHCQTSGVSLQEQDPYNNVVRTAYEAMSAVLGGTQSLHTNALDEAIALPTEFAARIARNTQLILQEETGVTNVVDPLAGSYYVEALTAELIEQAWALIEEVEEMGGMTKAVATGMPKLRIEESAAKRQAMIDRGDEVIVGVNKYRLTEEDPIDILEIDNTAVREAQVARLARIRETRDAAACEGALAALEQAASTGTGNLLELAVEAARARASVGEISMAMEKSFGRHRAEVKTLAGVYGAAYEGDEGFAAIQADVEKFAEAEGRRPRMLVVKMGQDGHDRGAKVIATAFADIGFDVDVGPLFQTPEEAAQDAIDNDVHVIGISSQAAGHKTLAPKLIEALKANDAGDIIVICGGVIPHQDYEFLQNAGVKAIFGPGTNIPEAAQDILRLIGEARG, from the coding sequence ATGACGGAGAACACCGACGCCTGGCGTGACCTGGCCGCGAAAGAGTTGCGCGGTCGCGCCTTGGACGATCTGACCTGGGACACGCTGGAGGGCATCCCGGTCAAACCGCTCTATACCTCTGAAGATGCGACGGACCTGCCACATATGGGGGGTGTACCGGGCGAGGCGCCGTTTACCCGGGGCGTGAAGGCGACGATGTATGCCGGGCGGCCCTGGACGATCCGGCAATATGCGGGTTTCTCGACGGCGGAAGAGTCGAATGCCTTTTACCGCAAAGCGCTGGCCGCCGGGCAGCAAGGCGTGTCCGTCGCCTTCGATCTGGCCACGCATCGGGGGTATGACAGCGATCATCCCCGCGTTGTGGGTGATGTGGGCAAGGCCGGTGTGGCGATTGATAGTGTGGAGGATATGAAAATCCTCTTCGACGGGATCCCACTTGATAAGGTCTCTGTCTCGATGACGATGAACGGTGCGGTGATCCCGATCCTGGCGAATTTCATCGTGGCAGGTGAGGAGCAGGGCCATGAGCGCGCGGTGCTCTCTGGCACCATTCAGAACGACATTCTGAAAGAGTTCATGGTGCGGAACACTTATATCTACCCGCCCGAGGCCTCGATGCGGATCATTGCCGATATCATCGAATATACGTCGAACGAGATGCCCAAATTCAACTCGATCTCGATCTCCGGCTATCACATGCAGGAGGCGGGGGCGAACCTTGTGCAAGAGCTGGCCTATACGCTGGCCGATGGCCGCGAATATGTGCGCGCGGCAATGGCCCGTGGCATGGATGTCGACAAATTCGCCGGGCGGCTGAGCTTCTTCTTCGCCATCGGGATGAATTTCTTCATGGAGGCGGCCAAGCTCCGCGCGGCACGGTTCCTCTGGCACCGGATCATGACGGAGTTCGGTGCGAAATCCGAACGCTCCAAGATGCTTCGGACCCACTGTCAGACCTCGGGGGTCAGCCTGCAGGAGCAGGATCCCTATAACAACGTTGTCCGCACTGCCTATGAAGCAATGAGTGCGGTTCTGGGTGGTACGCAGTCGCTGCATACCAACGCTCTGGACGAAGCCATTGCATTGCCCACCGAGTTTGCCGCTCGGATTGCTCGGAATACGCAGTTGATTTTGCAAGAAGAAACCGGCGTGACCAATGTGGTCGACCCGTTGGCGGGGTCCTACTATGTCGAAGCGCTGACGGCAGAACTGATCGAGCAGGCTTGGGCCCTGATCGAAGAGGTCGAAGAGATGGGCGGCATGACCAAAGCTGTCGCCACCGGCATGCCGAAGCTTCGGATCGAGGAAAGCGCGGCCAAGCGCCAGGCGATGATCGACCGGGGCGATGAGGTGATTGTCGGGGTGAACAAGTACCGGCTGACCGAGGAAGACCCGATCGATATTCTCGAAATTGACAACACCGCGGTTCGGGAGGCGCAGGTGGCGCGGCTGGCGCGCATCCGCGAGACGCGTGATGCGGCGGCCTGCGAGGGTGCCCTTGCGGCGCTTGAGCAGGCCGCCTCGACCGGCACTGGAAATCTGTTGGAACTGGCCGTGGAAGCGGCCCGCGCGCGGGCATCCGTGGGGGAGATCAGCATGGCGATGGAAAAATCCTTTGGCCGCCACCGGGCGGAAGTGAAAACCCTGGCTGGTGTCTATGGTGCCGCCTATGAAGGCGATGAAGGCTTCGCGGCGATCCAGGCCGATGTAGAGAAATTCGCCGAGGCAGAGGGCCGCCGCCCGCGTATGCTGGTGGTGAAAATGGGCCAGGATGGGCATGACCGGGGTGCGAAGGTGATCGCCACGGCCTTTGCCGATATCGGCTTCGATGTGGATGTGGGGCCGCTCTTCCAAACCCCGGAAGAGGCAGCGCAGGACGCGATCGACAATGACGTTCATGTCATCGGCATCTCGTCTCAGGCCGCCGGGCACAAAACCCTCGCGCCAAAGCTGATCGAGGCGCTGAAGGCCAATGATGCCGGAGATATCATCGTGATTTGTGGCGGCGTGATCCCGCATCAGGACTACGAGTTCCTGCAAAATGCTGGTGTCAAAGCCATCTTTGGGCCCGGCACGAACATCCCGGAAGCGGCTCAGGACATTCTGCGCTTGATTGGGGAAGCCCGAGGCTGA
- a CDS encoding acetyl-CoA carboxylase biotin carboxylase subunit translates to MFKKLLIANRGEIACRVIKTAQKMGIKTVAIYSDADRNALHVKMADEAVHIGPPAASESYIVIDKVMQAIRDTGAEAVHPGYGFLSENKKFAEALEAEGVAFVGPPAGAIESMGDKITSKKIAQEAGVSTVPGYMGLIEDAEEAVKISNEIGYPVMIKASAGGGGKGMRIAWNDDEAREGFQSSKNEAASSFGDDRIFIEKFVTQPRHIEIQVLADSHGNAVYLGERECSIQRRNQKVIEEAPSPFLDEATRKAMGEQAVALAEAVGYTSAGTVEFIVDGEKNFYFLEMNTRLQVEHPVTELITGVDLVEQMIRVAGGEALPFGQDDITLTGWAIESRLYAEDPYRGFLPSIGRLVRYRPPAEIASGPLLDSDKWQGEAPSGTTAVRNDTGVFEGGEISMYYDPMIAKLCTWAPDRPAAIEGMRNALDGFELEGIGHNLPFLAAVMDHPRFVSGEITTAFIEEEYPDGFEGVTPQGNDLKHLAAVAAHMKMLKEERAAKISGTMPNHSRRVAPDWVVFVGKESFPVHIEETDFGTEVTFADDSHFKVNSDWQLGDTLFEGSVGERPMIVKTDFIRGGARLRYRGADLKAVVRTPRQAELAGLMPEKLPPDTSRLLLCPMPGLIVKVDVAEGDEVQEGQALCTIEAMKMENILRAEKKGVVAKINAGAGDSLAVDDVIMEFE, encoded by the coding sequence ATGTTCAAGAAACTGCTCATCGCCAATCGCGGCGAGATTGCTTGCCGCGTGATCAAGACAGCGCAGAAGATGGGGATCAAGACGGTTGCGATCTATTCCGATGCGGATCGCAATGCGCTGCATGTGAAGATGGCCGATGAAGCGGTACATATTGGGCCGCCAGCCGCGTCGGAAAGCTACATCGTGATCGACAAGGTGATGCAGGCGATCCGCGACACGGGCGCTGAGGCTGTGCATCCAGGCTATGGCTTTCTTTCTGAAAACAAGAAATTCGCTGAGGCCCTCGAAGCCGAAGGCGTGGCCTTTGTCGGCCCGCCTGCTGGTGCAATTGAATCGATGGGCGACAAGATCACCTCGAAAAAGATTGCTCAAGAGGCGGGGGTGAGCACCGTGCCCGGCTATATGGGGCTGATCGAGGATGCCGAAGAGGCAGTCAAAATCTCGAATGAGATTGGCTATCCGGTGATGATCAAAGCCAGCGCTGGTGGTGGCGGCAAGGGCATGCGGATCGCTTGGAATGATGACGAAGCGCGCGAAGGTTTCCAAAGCTCGAAAAACGAAGCGGCCAGCAGCTTCGGCGATGACCGGATTTTCATTGAGAAGTTCGTCACCCAACCACGCCATATCGAGATTCAGGTTCTGGCTGACAGCCATGGCAACGCGGTCTATCTGGGTGAGCGGGAATGCTCGATCCAACGCCGGAACCAAAAGGTGATCGAAGAGGCCCCGTCGCCGTTCCTGGATGAGGCCACGCGGAAAGCGATGGGGGAGCAGGCCGTCGCCTTGGCCGAAGCGGTCGGATACACCAGTGCGGGCACGGTCGAATTCATCGTTGATGGTGAGAAAAACTTCTATTTCCTTGAGATGAACACCCGGCTTCAGGTGGAACATCCGGTGACGGAGCTGATCACCGGCGTCGATCTGGTGGAGCAGATGATCCGCGTTGCGGGCGGAGAGGCGCTGCCCTTTGGGCAAGACGACATCACGCTGACCGGTTGGGCGATCGAGAGTCGGCTTTACGCTGAGGACCCGTATCGCGGCTTCCTGCCTTCCATCGGGCGTCTCGTGCGTTATCGCCCGCCGGCGGAAATCGCGTCTGGGCCGCTCCTGGACAGTGACAAGTGGCAAGGTGAGGCTCCAAGCGGCACAACGGCGGTGCGGAATGACACCGGCGTCTTCGAGGGCGGCGAGATTTCGATGTATTATGACCCGATGATCGCCAAGCTCTGCACCTGGGCACCGGATAGGCCCGCAGCGATTGAAGGCATGCGCAACGCGCTCGATGGGTTCGAGCTGGAAGGGATTGGGCACAATCTGCCATTCCTCGCTGCCGTGATGGACCATCCGCGTTTTGTCTCGGGCGAGATCACGACGGCCTTTATCGAGGAGGAATATCCCGATGGGTTCGAGGGCGTGACGCCACAGGGCAATGATCTGAAACATCTGGCTGCGGTCGCGGCGCATATGAAGATGTTGAAAGAGGAGCGGGCTGCCAAGATCAGCGGCACGATGCCCAATCATTCGCGCCGCGTTGCCCCCGATTGGGTGGTGTTTGTCGGCAAGGAATCCTTCCCGGTCCATATCGAAGAGACCGATTTCGGCACCGAGGTGACCTTCGCCGATGACAGTCATTTCAAGGTGAACTCGGACTGGCAGCTTGGCGATACGCTGTTTGAAGGCAGCGTGGGTGAGCGTCCGATGATCGTGAAGACCGATTTCATCCGAGGCGGTGCGCGGCTCCGGTATCGCGGTGCGGATCTCAAAGCGGTGGTCCGAACGCCAAGGCAGGCCGAATTGGCGGGGCTGATGCCGGAGAAGCTACCGCCGGATACGTCGCGGTTGCTGCTCTGCCCGATGCCGGGCTTGATCGTGAAGGTTGATGTGGCCGAGGGCGATGAGGTGCAGGAAGGCCAAGCGCTTTGCACCATCGAGGCGATGAAGATGGAAAACATCCTGCGTGCCGAGAAGAAAGGCGTGGTCGCCAAGATCAACGCAGGCGCCGGTGATAGCCTTGCGGTCGATGACGTGATTATGGAGTTCGAGTGA
- a CDS encoding RidA family protein gives MSEPVFHMISGGPRPVAPFSHAVETDGWVILTGQMPTDPENPDRPLPNGIVAQTQAVMRNLEIVLQGVRLDLRHVVQCRCYLTAFERDYAAFNETYQSYFPTDRRPARTTVGVTALAVGALVEIDMLARRP, from the coding sequence ATGTCTGAGCCGGTTTTCCATATGATTTCGGGCGGCCCTCGCCCCGTAGCGCCGTTTTCCCATGCGGTCGAGACGGATGGCTGGGTGATCCTGACGGGCCAGATGCCGACCGATCCGGAGAACCCCGACAGGCCATTGCCCAACGGGATCGTGGCGCAGACCCAGGCGGTGATGCGGAACCTGGAGATCGTGCTCCAAGGGGTGAGGCTTGATCTAAGACATGTGGTGCAATGCCGTTGTTATCTGACAGCGTTCGAGCGCGACTATGCGGCGTTCAATGAGACCTATCAGAGCTATTTTCCTACGGATCGGCGGCCCGCGCGCACGACCGTGGGGGTCACGGCGCTGGCGGTGGGCGCGTTGGTCGAAATCGACATGTTGGCGCGGCGGCCATGA